The genomic interval CGTGTCTATGAAGGCTAGTGGTAAATGAAACAAGGGGTAAAGTTATTGATACCTAATTACATATTGACACGTTTACTAACGTGGAATGAAATTGATAATAGAAGAATTGATTACGGGATAAGAGAATTTTGTTGTTTACTAATACATATGAGAATTAGAATAAATGTAGGTCTCACCTCCTTATCAGGAATCAATTCATGTCAAAACTCCTAACTTGATACCCAAGGTGGGAGGTAGGTATCAGAATTAATTCCTCCATCAGTTCGAATATCGGTTTTTGTCATCTAAACTACCCTaatttaattgagaatatttcCAAATTATCCAACCcaaattgagaatatatatataaatagtatTGTTAAAACTCACATATAAATAACTACATATGTACTTAATGTcaattctttcctttttctaatagtattttccattttttatttacataatttACGATTGATAAGTGAAATTTAGTTAGAATAAGATTTAACTTATTGGGTgttaaataaaagaaaatttgtgTAGTGACATTTGTATATCGTTTTGATGGTAAAAAATTTTATAGCACAGTAATACTATTGATAAGTAGAGTAAATAAGTGACTTTATAGATATACGTGGGTATttcaataattaaattaattttatttataattctgATAATAAGTAAACAACAACCGTCGTAATTAATATTGTTTATGTTCTATTTCTATGTTATAAGTAAATAGttcaataaattgaaatctTCATGTCCAAATTAGTAAATACGGGCATATATTCTTCCTCGTACGGTATCTGTATTAGGTTATTAACCGTGTGTTGGGAAGGAACAGACCTAAACCCCAAATCACAATGGACCAAAAACTGCTGAAAATCTTGCAATCCTGCAACTCTCTGAAACAACTGAAACAGACCCACCTTCACATTCTCATCCATGGCCTCCAAGACAGCATCTTTATGCTCCCCAAGCTCCTCACACTCGCCTCCCAACTGGGTTCTCTTCCCTACGCTCATTCCATCTTCCAGCATTCTTCCTTCCCAAACGTTGTCGCTTACAACACTATGATAAAATGCTCCATAGGAAAGACCCGTGTGGACGCGTTGCGCGTCTATGACCAGATGAAGACGTTCCGCATTGCGCCGAATAGTTACACCTTCACTTTTCTTCTCAAAGCACTTGAGTCTTTTGAGGCACTTGAAGATGGGAGAGTGGTTCACGGTGACATTGTCAAGCTCGGGTTCGGCTCCAGCGTCGTTGTTCTGAACCACCTGTTGGATTTTTTCTCTAAATGTACGGGTGGGTTGGATTTTGATTCTGCAAGGaaggtgtttgatgaaatgcctGAGAGGGATGTGGTGTCTTGGAATTCTATGATTGCTGGTTACATGGGTCGCGGTAGGGTGGAGCCTGCAATGCGGCTGTTTCACTCGGCGCCGGCGAAGAACACTGTGACGTGGAATTCTGTTGTTACTGGCCTTGCCAAGGTTGGAGAAATGGAGATGGCGCGTTCGGTTTTTGAGGAAATGCCGGAGAGAAATGATGTTTCTTGGAATTCATTGATAAGTGCATATACGAAGTTGGGGGCTATGAGCTCGGCGAGGTGTTTGTTTGAGAAAATGCCGGAGAAAACAGTGGTTTCGTGGACCGCCATGGTGTCTGGATACACTGCCATTGGAGATATTGAATCAGCCTGGAAAGTGTTCACTTTGATGCCGGTTAAAAATGCTATATCGTGGAATGCGATGATTGCAGGTTATGTTCATAACAACATGTTTGATCAAGCTCTTTCTGTTTTCCAGAAGATGTTGATAGATGGCAAGTGCAGGCCTGATCTGAGTACCTTGATCAGTGTGCTATCGGCCTGTACTCACTTGGGTTCTCTTGAACATGGGAAATGGATCGAGTCTTATATTAAGTGGAGCAAGTTTGACATGTCTGTATCTTTAGGAAATGCTCTGATAGACATGTTTGCAAAGTGTGGAGATGTAGAAAGCGCAAAAGCTGTTTTTGACAAGATGGACACAAGATGTATAATTACATGGACGACAATGGTTTCAGGTCTGGCTGTTAATAGTTGGTGCAGGGAAGCATTAGCTCTCTTTGAAACAATGTGTTTGAGAGGACCTAAACCAGATGATGTGATTTTCATTGCTGTGTTATCTGCTTGTGCTCATGGAGGGCTGGTGGACGAGGgcaaaattgttttttatcAGATGCAACATGAGTTTGACATCAAACCCCGAATAGAGCATTATGGGTGCATGGTTGATCTTCTAGGTCGGGCTGGAAAGTTGGAAGAAGCACTCAGTTTTGTAGAAAACATGCATTTGGAACCCAATGGCGTCATTTGGGCCAGTCTACTGAGTTCCTGTAAGATTCATGGAAATAAAGATCTGGTGGAGTATGTAACCAGGCGTATTACAGAGCAGGAACCAGCAGACCCCGGCTATTTAACTCTTGTTTCTAATTTGAGTGCATCAGTTGGAAAGTGGAAAGATGTGTTGGCCTATCGGCAAGTTATGAGACAGCAGGGAGTAGAAAAAGTTCCTGGTTGCAGCTCAGTCCAAGTGGGGAACAAGATAAATGAGTTTCTTGCTCATGATACAAGGCATGAGGAAAGAAAAGACATTTATGGAGTGTTGAATTGTTTAAATGAGCAGGTGGCAGCAGATGAGGTACTTTGGGGTTAGGTAGATCAGATGTGAGGATAGAACCAGAAGAGCACACTATGAAAGACATTAGGTTTTTGTAGAAGCAAGACAATTTCTACTGAAAGAACAGATGTTCGAACAAATTCTTTTGTAGGTGACTGGAACCAACACATTGATAAGGGAAACATATATTCACTGAAGGAAGGGTTGAAGCAGTGTAAGGGAAAGTTTCTTCTGTCTCTCtcatgacaaaaaaaattactatggCTTGTGTCACCCTGGATCTTTCACTGTGTTGGACTAGAAATCTTTTATCAAAAGATTTAAGGaagaagtaatttacatttttcaTTCTGGGCTCCTTTTGTTTAAAACTTTAAATGGATAATGATGCTGACTGGCAGTGTGTTCTTTCATCCATCAGACGTCTACCATGATCCACAGACCACAACCTAGGCAGCAGTAGGACTGCCATAGCTTTAGTACTATTAAGTTTTGTGGACCGGCTGACAATTACTGTACTAAAGCTTGGTCCatcgcaaaaaaaaaaaaaaaaaaaaccttctccTGAGCCTGCCGGCAGATAAATAAGCACTTGGTGCATTTTAAAAATTGTAAGTTCAGATGTTTCCATGAATTAGTTTTGAGATATACATTCAATTATATAGTTTTctccccttctctctctctctctctctctctctctctctcttctcttctcttccatACAAGATGCATGTCAGCATGTGAATTGTTTCCGTCTATCAAATTCATGTTAGAGAAACTCTAATTTTCCTCAGGATTGCAGGGAATTCCGTTGGTGTCATtgcaattattatttatttccaacttcCAGGGTTGATGTGTAGACATTAGACTGTGTCTTTGGGACTGATAAGTAGAGAAGCTTGGTTTGATGCCCAGGTTTTATTACCTTATTTGTCTATCGTTTCTTTGATGGAGTGACAATTGACTATAGATATCTCGATTTTTTTAAGCCTTCAGATAGTAGCCTGGTGAGACATTTCTCACTTCTGTGGATCTCTGATTTGGTATCAGTTTTTCTTTTAGTGTTCAGACTTCAAAGTCACAATCACCCTCAAACGGAATGAAAAAGGTCAAGGATGCATgttcattattttctttgcTTGAGAAATTACATTTGCCTTATACTTCTATTAAGATGTGATGATTCACTATTCGAATCCTAGTTTCTGACCTTCCATGCTTAGATTTCCAGAGAAGATAAATGAAGCTTCAGAATCAACAATGtaaagaattatatatttattagttTAATAGGTGGACATTCCTCCTTGCTTATACAAGTACAAGATAGCTTACAGACTTATAACTGATTCTTTCTGGTGTGCACTTATTTGTCACAATTggtgatttttctttttgtgagtgattgtgaTATAAGCTGTAGAATAGAATCAGCAGCCGACAATACTAAATTTCATTGTAATGCGGTCAGGCTGCTTTGCAATGTGTTGTGTTTCCACTACCATGGAAGATTGTGATCAATGTGATGGATTTGCATTACTTGATTATATTCATTATGCAGTTCTGTTCATTACTTGATTTATTGATCAGTGCCACCCTTTTGGAAATTATTACCAGAGTGCAGCAAAACACAGCATACCTATACAGAACTGCCATATCTGTGACCTGCTGGCTCTGCCATATCTGTAACTTACCGTGAGAAGTTACAATATGGTGCACAGATTATAACCCTATATGTCACTGCATAATGCGGGTAACATTGCCTTTAAATGTGATCTGATTCCATTATCTCATAAAGATGTGAGTCTTTCATCTCCATtatttatttgtgttaatgtTAATTATTTCTTTCCTCAACTACTTGTGCCACGAAAGTGAGAAACAGTTTTTTCTTTGTCAAGTAAAGCATGAAGAACCTTTTACAAAGCTTTATTAGCTCTGTTATACATTCTATGTCTGCAGAGTGAAGTAGCTTTTCTAAGATTAATGCTGTGTTAGTGCTGAAGGTAGATTTACTAGCTTTGTTATACATTCTATTCCACTGCATAAGTACTGTGCTTTTATATATCCCTAGGTCTCCGATCACCTCAATTCCTCATTGCCAGGATCTTTTTCTTTGCTGATCAATGGGGAAAAAAGGGGCACTAACACATAATGGTACTGTTTAATGGAACCTAGAAAATATAGTTGGCAACCATATAGCTAGGCTATTATGTTCTGGTCCATAAATGTGGTTGAACACTGCTTGATATAATTGAGCATTATACGATTTATCTTGGGATAAATCCCATTCCCATATTTGTGCCACAAAGTGAGTGCCTTCTACTTGAAGTAAAACATGTTTATTAATGTCTGTTACCTCATGAGGAGAGAATATAGGAAATGCAGGCACTCCATCACGTTCGATTGTTCGAATATGTGGAAGAGAACATCAACACTTCAATCTTTTTCCTGTTGAAATTGTAGTTCAGTGAAGTTGGCAAGACAATGACAAATTGACAACGGCAGACAACCTCTCCGGCACTCCCAATCTGATCGAGTTGAACTTGAGAGAGTGACTTTAGTTACGGAGGAGGACATTCATGTGGCTTGTTATTGTTGAACCTGGGAAGGAATTCATTAGGTTGTCGGGTAGCTTGCAGGCTAGTGGTTTCGAGGTTTCCATTTTGCTTTGGTACAAAAACACAGAACGAAATGGTATTTGGTGATGCAAGTAGAACAAGAAGGAAGGTTTTTTCGATGGGAAACGAGAAGGAAGATTGACAAATGTGGAAGTGTGGCACTTTGGAACTTGTAGTAACACTAttgtcttaaaaaaaaacttgtagtAACACTATTGGCCTGCTTATATATATGGTCTACCATAGGTCGTGTGCGTACTGCATACTAATACCTCAATAGTGGAAGATTGTTCCAAGCTTTGCGATTTCGTACTTTTGTTCAAGTCATCAACCCAAATCGACCACAAATTTCTCTCAAGATATAGAAGCCAACGCGTTATGCGTTAATGAAAATAGAAGATTTTAATGATGCAAGTAATCAAATCCTGTGCCTTTATGAATGCTATACATTTGCTCTACTagttgagatttttttttcattcggCAAGAACAAACTACAACGATAATTATCTAAGACAACCAACAATTCCAAGGGAGTGACCAGCTCTACTAATTGAATTAGAATCGAGTTAGGTCGGAAATGGAATTgagcaaaaataaaaaaggaataCACCTGTATGTGACATGACGTGGGGCAAATCGGTATGATATCCCTCTCATCCATTGTTTGATCCGTTGTGATCACATTCGATCAAGCTATCTGCATAACCAAATTCGTTACGCAATTTTGTTTGATGGATGATGTGACATAGCCGAAATACTTGATGAAATTGTAGCCTCATCTATACTCCAACTGCATGCGATGCCATtttcatcaaaaaaaaaaactgcatGCGATGCCATCAATTCTCCATTTGTTATGTTCATAAATTATTATCATGCCAAAACCAAATCTGTTGACACTTCGTCTCGATCAGCCTTTTGTTTTATAATGGTCGGTGTCATATATGAATATGTGGTGGCAAATCTCTGAGAATAGGAACCTCCCAACAGTACTGCTGAGAAAACAGAATACCTGTTTCGGTTAAAGGTATATATGAGAAGACTTATGCCGACCCGGCCGCGAGACTCGAACGTCTTTCGGTGATAAGGAAATTAGACGAATTGAGATTATTCTTTATGCCTGTAAAAGTTGGCAATCTTGTCCATTACTGTTCTTATATAAAATTTTTGATTGTTGTCTTGATCCTCTATCAAATAATTTGTAGTGTTCGAtatgtgtagttttgttgttaTCAGTGCCATATATGATAATATATGTACGTTGAAAATTGATAAGATACTATGTCAAAATCTTATTCTTGTCAAATGAAAGAGTCATCATGTATTGAAGATCGTCGTACCATGACAATAATCTTTGGGAGGTGAGAAAAGAAGCCATCATGCTTGGCAATACGTTATATATGTCATACTCGGCAACCTGCTAATCAAAATAGAACCACGAAATCGTCGAAATGCTCGATATATAGCTATCCCTTAATATCACACAAACTTGGACAAAGACATAGCCACATAGGGATGCAATCAAGTGAAGCTACGCACTTGTTACATAAGGAATCTCCGCAATACGTTTTATAATAGCTAACCCAAAGTGCTTAAAATTCTAAAACTCttataatatatatctatatgcatTCAACTGCATTAATTATGTTACCATGCATGGAAAGGTGATATGAAATAATCCCGTTTCTATTTAACTTCTCAAATGCAACTGAAGAACTTTCTTCTCAAGCTTCCCATCGAAACTAAATGCACACTATGCAATTGGCTGCTACTCGATTGATCCAGCATTAATGAACACATTTTCCCTAAATTGCAAGgaagaggaaaaagaaaacatatcaTGTTTGACTGACATGCATGTTTGAAAGTTTAATTTCATGCATGCACCCACTTAGCTTATCTCTTAGGGCACCAATGTCAGAAACGTACGGCTAACTATGCAAAAGAATTTCATTTGcaacaaagaaaatatataataaagttcatcaattatatatttatcagTGTCTAGTACGTTGCGTCCATAATTTGATTCATAACACAATGATTGGGATTGTATTGGCCATGAAATTAAGTCTATCCGTGCCTATCCTGTAATAGCTAGTTCGGATATCACAAatgcttcgaattcgaatatttcaatatatatgtGGTCGTAGATAAGATGCCAACATCACATTGGTGGATGCACTTATAACCAGTGAGAAAAATTATGCAAAGACTCGTTCCTTTCCCGTTAGGGCACTGTAGCCTTCAATACCTTCATCAATGCCAGAAGACCATTGTCTGggatatacatatatagatagagacacacacacacacacattaaTGGTCCCATATGATATGAACACAACTGAGGGCATATTAACATTCCTCAATTTATATAGGATTCTACGATAATGATCGATAATCATCCATTGATCGAGTATAAATAGATCGTAtttcaaacaaaaattaaagaagTGTACCAAAATTTATTCAACAGGATCGATCTGGAGATTACCATAATGAAGAAGAGTCTGCATGGATGTACGTACATATCGACCTAAAACCAAGTTGACGTGACCCTACAATTGATGTCTCCAAACTAAATTGACGTACATCTACAATTAAGCCTTGGAATTTTCGACTGAAAGCCGGAAAAGATTTGTCATCCGGGGTATTTTTTGTGGGTTTGTCTGTTGTACAGACATGTATGCTATACACACACTTTTGTGTTGTGAAAGAGGGGTTTGATAAAATACAGTGGGTGTATGTATGGGTATGAAATTTGTGATGAAAAGTGCTACTACGTACCATGCAGCAGCATATAGCAGGATTCTGCATTTTTGGTCTCTCAATTCATTCTCGACCGTTAGGTTTCATTTGAACAAGTTGATATCAATAACAGTTCAATTCTCCATCAATAAGCTTATAGCTGGTCGACCTCCAAGGTCCTTCACATCATATCGCAGCATGCATGTCGCTTAATCTGTACATGTTTAGCTCTGCGTCACGTCATGATTGACAAGTATCTTGAT from Argentina anserina chromosome 2, drPotAnse1.1, whole genome shotgun sequence carries:
- the LOC126783688 gene encoding pentatricopeptide repeat-containing protein At2g29760, chloroplastic-like, which gives rise to MDQKLLKILQSCNSLKQLKQTHLHILIHGLQDSIFMLPKLLTLASQLGSLPYAHSIFQHSSFPNVVAYNTMIKCSIGKTRVDALRVYDQMKTFRIAPNSYTFTFLLKALESFEALEDGRVVHGDIVKLGFGSSVVVLNHLLDFFSKCTGGLDFDSARKVFDEMPERDVVSWNSMIAGYMGRGRVEPAMRLFHSAPAKNTVTWNSVVTGLAKVGEMEMARSVFEEMPERNDVSWNSLISAYTKLGAMSSARCLFEKMPEKTVVSWTAMVSGYTAIGDIESAWKVFTLMPVKNAISWNAMIAGYVHNNMFDQALSVFQKMLIDGKCRPDLSTLISVLSACTHLGSLEHGKWIESYIKWSKFDMSVSLGNALIDMFAKCGDVESAKAVFDKMDTRCIITWTTMVSGLAVNSWCREALALFETMCLRGPKPDDVIFIAVLSACAHGGLVDEGKIVFYQMQHEFDIKPRIEHYGCMVDLLGRAGKLEEALSFVENMHLEPNGVIWASLLSSCKIHGNKDLVEYVTRRITEQEPADPGYLTLVSNLSASVGKWKDVLAYRQVMRQQGVEKVPGCSSVQVGNKINEFLAHDTRHEERKDIYGVLNCLNEQVAADEVLWG